CCAGCTGCTGGTGCGCCCGCCCGTAGAGCAGGTAGAGTTCACCGATCGGGGTTCCGCCGAGCCCATTGATCATCAAAGCAACTTGATCGCCACTCTTGAATGGCAGGTCTGAGACGACCGCGTCGAGCAGCAGGTCGGCAATGGCGTCGGCGGTCGCCAGTTTGGTACGGCGGCGGCCGGGCTCGCCGTGGATGCCGATGCCGATCTCCATCTCGTCATTGCCGATGTCAAAGAGCGGCATGCCCTTGAGCGGCGGCGTGCAAGAGCTGAGCGCAACGCCCATGGTGCGGGTGACGCCGTTGACGCGCGTGCCGAGTGCCACCAGCTCATCGAGCTCAGCACCTCTCTCGGCGGCCGCACCGACGGCCTTGATCACAAAAAAGTTTCCGGCCACCCCACGCCGCCCGACCGTGAAGCTCGACCCCTTGACGGCGACGTCGTCATCAATGATCAGCGTCTCGACGCGCATGCCGTCGGCCTCGGCGAGTTCACGTCCCATCTCGAAGGCCAGCCGGTCGCCCGTATAGTTGTTGACGAGATGCAGGATGCCTTTTTTGGAATTGAGCAGCTTGCTGGTTTCATGAACGAATTCCACCGGCGGCCCGGCGAACACGTCACCCGGACAGGCGGCATCGAGCATGCCTTTGCCGACGATCATCGTGTGAGCGGGCTCGTGACCGGACCCCGAGCCTTGGATGATGGACACC
This portion of the Candidatus Binatia bacterium genome encodes:
- a CDS encoding dihydroxyacetone kinase subunit DhaK; the protein is MKKFVNDPKQFVPEMLKGIALANPTTLRYVPAYNLIMRADAPRDNKVSIIQGSGSGHEPAHTMIVGKGMLDAACPGDVFAGPPVEFVHETSKLLNSKKGILHLVNNYTGDRLAFEMGRELAEADGMRVETLIIDDDVAVKGSSFTVGRRGVAGNFFVIKAVGAAAERGAELDELVALGTRVNGVTRTMGVALSSCTPPLKGMPLFDIGNDEMEIGIGIHGEPGRRRTKLATADAIADLLLDAVVSDLPFKSGDQVALMINGLGGTPIGELYLLYGRAHQQLAAQGITVRRSYVGEYCTSLDMAGASLTLVKLDDTLLSLLEDPADVAIRIF